The nucleotide window ccttccttccttctctccctctttctctttctcctttattctaatctcttattttcctctccatcccctgtctttgtttctgccatccttctcttcctctcaccccgcccacacacacactggggattgaacccagggtctgtACATGCCAAGCACGCACtgtactgagctacatctctgggCATTCCTTTTCTCACCCCTTGCCCCCTCACAGTGGTCAGGAAAGGAGGGCAGCAGAGGAACTCCATGGGATCttgaggggaagaagggggaactGAGACGCAGTTGAGAGCTCTAGCCTCCTGCTAACCGTTAGTTCTTCCCCACCGGTGGCCGTGCATGTGCGACACAGAAAGGAGCAGAGACTGAGCTAAGTGGGAGGCCACTGAGGACAGTGCAGGCTTTTCAGCTCTGTGGGGAATGCATGCCACACTTTCTTGTGAGACCTAGGAGACCAGCCTGTGAGAAAGACTCAGGGACACTCTGGCCGTACTTAGAGTTGACACAAGTGTCCAGCTGGCCCTGGAACGCTCTTGTGGACAGAAGCCCACGGATAGTGAGAGAGCATCCGTCCTCCTAAGACTAACCTTGACCAGTCAGGAAAGTTCAAAGTTGGCATGATGTCAATCTTGAACAATTTGGGGGATGGGGAGTCTCAGAGAACACAGATCAAAGCTGGAGGAAGGGCTGGGACACAGAGGGGAGGCAGCTGATGTGATTAATTCACCTCACCAAAAATAGATGCAAGTTCAGTGGCCTGTTTTTCAGTTTGTGTCCCAATTTCCCAGTTGAGGTCTAAGCAGCAATGACAGAATGAGCCTGAATCCCTGTGTGAAGATCAGCCTACATCCTGTCGGCatcaaggagagagagcaagtgcCCCTGCCCTCATCTGACCGGCAGAATTTGTGGAAGAAGAAATGGCATCCACTGAAACATTTTTCTCAccagctcctgcttcctctgaCCCTTTGCCCCCTCCCCCGACATACCCTCTGGGagttcagtaaatatttgtggaTGAAGATGACCATTGCTAAAAATATGTTCCGATTGGTGGGACTTGTCTCTTGCCACTTGAGTATCCTAAATCCATGAGAACTGATTCCCAGATGTCTCCCCTCTGTCTTACTAAAGTTTTATCGCCCATCCCTTATCagagaagatgtgtgtgtgtgtatgtgttttctatgtgtgtgtgtgaatgtggtgtgtgtgtgtgtacacatgcatgcatgcatgactgtgtgtgctgtatgccTGTGGggggtatgcacacacaaatgtgagtatgtgtggtatgtatgtgtgtgtgcgcatgtggtgtgtatatgtgtgtaagttggtgtgtgtttggtgtgtatggtgcttatgtgtgtggtatgtgagggtgtgtgcaatgtagtgtgtgtgtgtgtgcatgcaggcacatgtgtgtgtgccgtggggtgtgtgagtgtgtgtgtgtgtgtttgtgtgtgttaaggtctcactatgtaattcaGGCTTGTCCCAAACTCAcaggctccctgcctgggcctCCGAagtgcaggcatgcaccacagcACTCTGTGACCACAGCACGCTGTTGAGAGGATTCGTTTTCTTAACGGGGTACACTTACCCAGCCACCATTCTGCTGCACCCAGGGGGAGAAGTACTCTTTTAGGTACTTGGTGCCAAAGCCCAGCATCCTATTCATTGGGTGGTTGTCGATGGCTGTGAGCTTGGCAATGGCGTCTATTGCAAGGGCGGCTTTGAAGCCTTGTGCTTTGACTTCTGATTCTCCTCTGGTGTCTACATCCCTCAGGAACAGGTCTGTGATAGTCTTGAACACGGAGTAGGACAGCCCATCCTGGAAGCTGCTCATCAAAGCCTTGTCTTTCTTCATCTGTGTATGAGAGGAAAAACAATTAGGGGGCACGTGGAAGGCCACTCCTGTAATCAGAAGCACCAGTAAGAAGCCCCTGGAATGTGGTGTCAATCATGGCACAGCACCCTACAGAGTCAAGGGGAGTACCTGCTCTATCAGACCCTGGACTGCAGTGTCAATCATGACATGGCATCCTACAGAGTAAAGTGGAGTCAGGTGCGTGCTCCACGGATTCCTTTTATTGGTACAAATAAGGACAAAACTTAAGGAAAATCTTATTCGACACTCAAGTACTTCCCAAACACCAAGGATGGAAAGGAGTCATGAGTGACTCAGACCCAGGTGCTTACCCATGGGCCCACAGTCTAGTGGAGATGGCTAATAGTGTTCTGTGCTTTTCAAGAGGCAGGGTTATGGATGGGATCTGAACCCTAGTGATGTCTTAGGTGTTCACTCTGGGGGACACTACCCATTTTTCACATCTATTTATTTCATCTCTAAACTAGCATAATGACAGTACAGCGTTGGACATAAAGGAGGAGTTCTGGGGGCACAGTGGGGACAGGGAAGACTCCCCCCATGTATttgcttattaaaataaataataaagaaagagagaggggggctggtgaaatggttcagtgggaacttgctgccaagcctacgtttgactcccagcatcctTGGTGGAAGGAGAACACAGGCTCCTGCCCATCCCTGACCTCAGTGGTATTCCATgacacatgcacatggacatcCCACtcacatgcaataaataaatacatgtaaaaatatccACAGATTCCTTTTCCATTATTCTACCCAAGTGATTTCACCTCCCACCTCTTCCTCGAAACTGAATCTCTGTGGACTTGCTGCCTGAGCTCTGTATGCACGATGCTATAAGCGTCCTGCTTGTTCGGAGGCCGCTCTGCCCCTGCCAGTGTTCCCAAAGCGCACACAATCTACTCTCTTCTCTTTGGCCCAACATCCCTGGTTTTCACTCTGCACCTTCCCTAGGCCTTTCATCCCTTTTGGGcaccattttcttctgcttttccctTCTACAGAAGCCCACACACCTCGGCTCTGGACCCGACTTTCTCTCAACAGGTCCTGACCACAAAAGAATCCACAAATCAGATCCCAATGGACAGACCCCAGAGATAGGTGGCAGACTATGAGCACTAAAGAAAATGCCTTCTAACGCCAGTATGGGCTTGTTCTTCAGTGTCACACAAGGACCGTCATCTCACTTTGTAAGGAGAAGGGCGGGTCTCCACTACTCCACTACGGGTTCCCGGGTTCCTACACTTCCCTAGCCTGCCTCTCTGGGTGAGTGGCTAAGACAGATTTAAGCAGCCACAGTCCAGCAACTGTAAAGGCATTTCAGAGAGGATTGCAGCCTTTGAGTAACTATCAGACGCATAGCCAGGCTGCTGGGCAAGTGCAACCATCCAGACTCCCCTGAGGTTCAGTTAGATGAGAAGGAGGTCGATAAACCTATGCAGCAAATGTTCGTTTTTCCGATGTCTTTTCTTACAATAACACAGTTGCGTTCTAGTTTCCAGAAATTCCGAGGAGGCTCCAGAAGATTTACTTCTGTTTTCCAAAGCGATTCATTTTTGAGATGCTGCCAGCGTGGAGAGGCAGACTCCAAGGGAAATAAAACTTAGGACTAAGTGGAAGCCAGGACTCCGGAGAGGACGGGGGTCAGAGCCTGGTGCACAGTTCCATTGTCCTGCCCTAGTGCGTGGGCGCAGACAGGAACCACGTTAGCTCAAGGGACTCCATACCTCTCTTCCCAGCTGATCCCCTGAGTATTTCAGCAGCTCAACAATTTTGTTTATTACTTGATCCTCTCCGTCTGTTGGGGGAGAGGGAAATTCCAGttatttctttcaagacaggCACAAAAATAATAAACGTGTCCTTCCAGTGGCAACGCTTGTGGCTTGGTTATGGATGGAGAAAGGAGCAAGCATTCAAATCCTCAGTTGATAAATCTCACCATTCAAGACTCCTCCAGTCCCATCCTTGTCTTTTTGCTCAGtgcctccttcccctcccaaTTCTCACTGAGAAACTTACGACTTATTTACTGCATGAACACTGGTGAAGACATCAGTTCCACTAGACATAATCCTGTCCATGAAGAGACTTAAGAGACGATTccctcttattattttttttaatttttatttattttgccacaAAGTAATAGTTACATACAGCCTACCCATACTACACTTGCTGGGGGTCAAAGCCAGAGCCTCATGGTTTCTAGGCAAATGCTCCACCACTGGGCCACACAGCCactcctttttcttgttttcaggcTATTTCTCAGCAGATGGTATGTTTGTTAAATATAAAttccgtgtgtgcgtgtgtgtgtgtgtaagcccaTGTGCACATGGGGACCAAGTGTCAATACCGGATGTCTTCCTtgatcagtttttgagacaggagctcttaTTGAACACCAGCTCAGCTGGCCTGACTGCCAGACAGACAGTCCCAGAGATTCCCTTTTCTGTGTCCTCCTTGAGCCCATGACGCaggcacatgccacagtgcacagcTCTGTACGggagctggggatctgaactcaggctctGAGCACAGAGAAccccttaccagctgagccaacTTCCCAGCCCCATAAATCCCACGTCTGATCATATTTCTACCTTTGTCAGAAGCATGGGGCCAAACTTACAGCCCAAATGTGAAGTGACATTTTCCTGGCCTGCATGTGGGGACCAATCTCATTCTTTAGccctttttattttcctatgtattttttttttacatctttttaaaacttgGTTGATTTTTATGTGATTGAAGTTTATACCCTGTATTCCATGTCTTGACAATAAGGTGGGGTACATGGGAACGAAATGAACGAATTCCTGAGTTCTCCAGGATGAAACGGCAGTTGGACAAAGCCAGGCTATCGTTGGCCTGGGCTAGGATGGCTTTTCTCACAACTTGCCACTTAGTAAACATAACGGTGAAAGTGATCACCACTGCAGAACAGAATCCAAACAGAGAAATGTCAGTTACCGAGGGAATCGAGTTTCTGACTTACAGCCCAGTCTCCAAAGCGATGTGGGACCCACATGTTTATCTTGGCTAGCGGCGAGGGAGGCCGGGGGGAATTAATGGAGCAAAGCCCAGGAAGGTGTCGGAAGGAGGGGAGCGGGGAGAGTGGCTAACCTGGGACTCACAATGCCTGGGAGCACACAGGCATAAATCTCCACAGCCCTGGGTGcagtctctgcttccatctctcCTGGAAAGATGCTGTGCTGGAATCCTGGATTCCTCCTGCATGCAGGGGTGGggtgcaggggaggggaggggggcgcCTTGGCTTTGGCTGTCTGAGGATATCACTTTCCACCTCCCAGGCACACTTGGGAGGGCCACAAAGCCCTAGCGCTTTCTTTCTGGCATGGACGGCTCCTCGCTCAGAGCCCTGTGGCAGTGTTCAGTTTCAGATGTGGAGCAGACAGTGGACAAAGCCCCAGCCCTGTTTGGGGATCTGAGACACTGATGCCTCTGTGGGCTTTTGCGTTGTCCTTCACGATGCTACGGGCCCACGAGCCACTTGGTCATCGTCCTTTACCCTCTACTAGAGGTTGGGGAGAAAGGGTTGAGAGGAAGGTCAATGATGAAGGAAGGCAAAACCTTCTCCCTTCTGTTCTCCTCTCTTGGCCCAGGGTTCCCACACAACTTCTAGAACCCTGTAGTGGTCCCAGCCACTAATACTGTGTGGCAGTGACTGAGCTTAATCTGGTCCCTAATGCTCACTTTTTCAACACCTCCTGAGCCAGACCTGGTGTTGCTAGATCAAATAGCAATcgttccccacaggctcatgttttgaATGCTGGTCCTTAACTGTTGGTACTGTTTGGGAGGCTGTGGAGATTTCAGGAGGTAGCATCTAACCAGAAGCGGTAGGACACTGAAGGTATATCATGACTGGcctcatcttgctttctttgcCCCCTGGTTGACTGCAGAATGAACAACTGCCCCCTGTACCCTGCCCAAATGCATGTGGTTAAGCAACCATGGATGGAACCTTCTGAAAtcgtaagccaaaataaatattttctctgatcCATTGCTTCTGCTAGGCAGTTTTCTCACGATGGCAAGAAAAATAACTACCGCCCTGcgtgtgtgacagcctgggtgtTTCCCACGAGGCCTGGGTTGGGTGATATTCTGACTCTATGCACAACCACTATAACACGACTCGACCTGacatctcctcttctccctccacagGAGACGTTTCTTCTGACTTAGCAGTGAGCTGACGCGTTGGTTCCACAGGCTCATGGCATCTCTGCGCCCTGGGCTGATGCCTTCAGCTAGAGCTCATGGTCTCCATCATGTTGCCGCAAAGCGGGCTGAGATTCCCAGTGCACAGAGGCCTGAGCTGCGTACATACACGCTTGCCCATATACTTGTATCCGGCACGGGCTCAACCCCACACATGCAACAAGGAAGGCTTACCTTTCTTTGAATCGCAAGTTCTAGATTGAGCACCTTCAAATCGAAAGAACAGGCGCTCTGGGGCACTCTCTTTGAACTTGAAGCTGCCTCTCTGGTTGTGGTAATCTTCTGGTGGCGGCCAGGAGTACACGATTTCAGCCACTCGGTTAGCGATACAAGCAACTTTGGGGTCTACagctgaaagaagaaagaacagctCAGAGGGTATCCCCAGAACTAGGGCTGCTGTGTGGACTGCCCCATTGCTTGGGATGAAGAGGTCAGCCTAGCATGAGAGAACTATGCCCAGGAGTTCGTGTTTGAGGTGGGACATTTGTCAGAAGGGACTAGCAATTCTCCAATGGGGCTGGGATGAGGGGGCAGCATACAGCTACACTTCCACACCCCCATCTTTTCCCCTTGCCAGAGAGCACCAAGGGGATGGCTCACTACTTGACAGAATGCTcatgctgcttttatttttattcttttagatttatGTTTGGGGACACCCTTCACACCTCGGAGAGGTAGCCTCTCAGGCCACAGGAGAGTGTTCAATAACTTGATAATCCTTGCTCTTGTGACCACAAATTTCCCCTTTGTGTATAATAGAAAGCATTCAAGTTACGCTTACAGGTAAACAAGGTTGCATAGATGCAGCCAGATGTGGTGCTCCACATCTGTAACCTCTGCTCTTAGGATGCCAGGGCTGCAGGATcatgggttcaagaccagcctgggctacaaagtcaGACTTGATCTCAGAACAAGTGCACGAAGTAGAACTCATCCTTAATGACTTTGTCATCCGGGAAGTGACATAGTGTGCGTTTCCGCTCGGGGCAGGGTGGTTGACACTGCACAGACTCCCTGGCTGTTATTGCTAATCAGACACGAATCAGCTTGTGTCTGCTTGAGGGAAGCATGATGAACCAGGTAGGACACGGTTGACTTGACAGGAAGCCTGTCACTGGTTTTCCACCGGTCACTCCAGCAtaggaacttgaggcagctgTGTTTGGTACCGAATGAAGCAGCTAAGACAAATCACACTGTGCTTGGAGAAGACTGTCCATTCTTGAGACTCAGTGACGGGGAATAGGTCAAGCAGTTGGGGTCAGTCTAGGCTACAGAGTGGggtcctgtctcaaataagtaaataagtacgCAAATATAAACATAGAGTGAGATGAATAATCTAGAAAGCCacctgtgtctttctcttttcttcccgcTTAGATTGGTGATGCGATGTCTAAACATGCATAAAACTATGCTCTCTGGTAAGTACAAAATATTATATGGCTATTCAGCCTCAGATACAGTTTGGCTGATAAACCCACTCTCTGTTTTAGCTTTATCTTTTGTTCTTAATCTCACCTGaaagctgttttttgttttttttcttcacctATTCCCCTTTAAGAAGGAAGAGAGTAATATGAGCAGTTTCTTTAGACAGTGTAGGGGGAAAGCCAAGTGATACTTCTGCTGTGTCATTTCCTCCAGGAAATGGGGATGAAGATGGCAGAAACTTCCCGTTTCCCTGTGCAGACCACACTGACCCACAAAGTCAGGTCCCTGGGGCCTCCAGGCTCCCAGCGCCAATTGCTGCTGCCTGTGTTGGGAAGGATGCGGCAGGAGGGGAAGACAATGAGCAGCCCTTCTCTCTTGGCATGGCTGCAGCCTCAGCCACCCTGGCTTTCAGGGAGCAGATGCTTCGATTGGCTCAGAGAGTTAAACAGAGCTGGGATGAGAGATGGTCTCTGTGTGGTCCAGGCTGTTTCTCCTTCAGCAATGCCCCACCAGAAATTCTCGCTGCCCCTTGAGTTCTACACATcctctgggtcctgggtcctcATGGCTAAGATCAAGTTCCCTTGGTCACAGAGTGGTATGAGCCTTCCTCAAACAGCGGAACCTACTCCAAAAACTTAGGAGGCTAGCAGCACTCTAAAACTGAGCTGTTACTGCCATCTGTTGACTAACTATGGACAGGCCTGGCAGGAAGGGGTACCGCAGAGATGGGAGTGGGTAGGAAGATGGATGGGCTGAGATCTGTGGTGGAGGTAAACCCTCAGTGATAGTGTCTTGTTTTTTCTTAGCAAGGGAAAACTacatcagttttttttaaaaaatcaattttatttttattttatatacattggtgtatTAGTGTATcagatgccttggaactggaattacagacagctgtgagctgccatgtgcgtgctgggaattcaactccagtcctctggcagaggagtcagggctcttaaccacggagccatttctccagcccctttgcccATTTTTTTAAGGGTGGttcacatctttttttcttttcagaaagcctttctttttaaaaagatttaatttatgtgttttctgtatattggtgtttttgtctgcatgtacatcaatacaccagaagagggcatcagatcctatggGACTATGTAACttctgtgagccaccacgtggggaccagaagagggcatcagatcctatggGACTATATAACttctgtgagccaccacgtggggaCTAGAAATGGAATTTAGGATCTccggaagggcagccagtgctcttaacctttgagccacctctctagcctggTGGTTtacgttttgtttttatttttcaagacagtgttgcAGTAAGCTGGCttccaacttgctatgtagcccaggatggcctggaactggccATTCTTTCCCTCCTGAGACCTGATGACAACAGGTATGAGCACCACACCCAATTGAAAAGCTATTTGCTTCTGTCTATTTGcctgccctctctccttccttccttccctccctccctccctcccttcctccctccctccctccttcctttctcatccTTGTTCTTCCTTTCAGGCCCAcgtcctctctcctctctctcttctctctcttccccttcttttcccttctctttctccctctttcatttggttgtgtttgtttgttttctgagatagggtctcatgtagcccagactggcctccaactcactatatagccaaggctggccatgaacttctgaaactcctgcctccatttcctgaatgctggaatcacTGAATCTTCTACTTGATCTTTCCATCAACCATAAGTAGGGAAAGGTGTGATCTCCCTGATATACAGGTATAAACACAATTCCCACATGTTATCCCCTGATATACAGGTATAAACACAATTCCCAGCTGTGATCTACCCGATATACAGGTGTAAACACAGTTCCCAGGTGTGATCTATCTGATACACAGGTGTAAACACAACTCCCACATGTTATCCCCCTGATACACAGGTGTGAACACAGTCCCCAGGTGTGATCTACCCGATATACAGGTGTGAACACAGTCCCCAGGTGTGATCTACCCGATATACAGGTGTAAACACAGTTCCCAGCTGTGATCTATCTGATACACAGGTGTAAACACAACTCCCACATGTTATCCCCCTGATACACAGGTGTGAACACAGTCCCCAGGTGTGATCTACCCGATATACAGGTGTGAACACAATTCCCAGCTGTGATCTATCTGATACACAGGTGTAAACACAACTCCCACATGTTATCCCCCTGATACACAGGTGTGAACACAGTCCCCAGGTGTGATCTACCCGATATACAGGTGTAAACACAGTTCCCAGCTGTGATCTATCTGATACACAGGTGTAAACACAACTCCCACATGTTATCCCCCTGATACACAGGTGTGAACACAGTCCCCAGGTGTGATCTACCCGATATACAGGTGTGAACACAATTCCCAGGTGTGATCTACCTGATATACATGTGTAGCCACAGTTCCCAGGTGTGATCTACCCGATATACAGGTGTGAACACAATTCCCAGGTGAGATCTACCAGATAGACAGGTGCGAACACAGTGATCTACCCAATATACAGGTGTGAACAGAGTTCCCAGGTGTGATATACCTGATAAACAGGTGTGGACACAGTTCCCAGAGGGTCAGCTGGCCTAAGAGAAGGTGCCTGGCTAAGGTGCCTCCCTTTGTGCTCCCCTCTTGAAGCCAGCGTATTTATGGTCACTGAGCCAGAAAAAACACTGCAGCCACCATTCACTCCCACTTTCTTCCTGTCTTGGGACAAGTGGGTAGTTATGATGGAGATCAATGACATGGAAATCCCAGGCCTATCTTCAGTAGGTCGGAAGAGGCTGTCCACTCAGCACGCGCGTGGGAGGAGATGGGCATGAGAGAGAGCCCTCCATGAGCCTACCTTCACTCTCCAGGCGCTGCTCCACACTGGAAAGAGACCTAGCCCAGTGCTGGCCGCGGAAGCCGCTCTGATGCTCTACTGCGAAGGGGCCCTGAACACCCTGAGTACGGACCTCCTTTGGAGAGCTCGGTGGGCCTTCCTCCTTATCCGCCGCTCTGAAGAATGTTCTCCAAGAAGATTTCTTCTTGCCAAGGCTTATGTGCTTTTCACTGGAGGGGGAGCCTCTGCAAGGCACTGAGACCTGTGTCCATGAATCAGGTGACCAAGTCAACAGTGCTTTCTGGGACAAACTTCTTGTTCTGGAGAGCTTGGGTGAGAAGGCAGCTGGGGGGCTTCTGAAGACATGGTGTCTGGCGTAGAAGGCCAGGAGTTTGAACTCGAGGCTGTTTGGGTCGTCATCCTCCAGGGGGATGTCTTCCAGGTCACACTCACTGG belongs to Microtus pennsylvanicus isolate mMicPen1 chromosome 8, mMicPen1.hap1, whole genome shotgun sequence and includes:
- the Bcl2l14 gene encoding apoptosis facilitator Bcl-2-like protein 14 → MCSSSECDLEDIPLEDDDPNSLEFKLLAFYARHHVFRSPPAAFSPKLSRTRSLSQKALLTWSPDSWTQVSVPCRGSPSSEKHISLGKKKSSWRTFFRAADKEEGPPSSPKEVRTQGVQGPFAVEHQSGFRGQHWARSLSSVEQRLESEAVDPKVACIANRVAEIVYSWPPPEDYHNQRGSFKFKESAPERLFFRFEGAQSRTCDSKKDGEDQVINKIVELLKYSGDQLGREMKKDKALMSSFQDGLSYSVFKTITDLFLRDVDTRGESEVKAQGFKAALAIDAIAKLTAIDNHPMNRMLGFGTKYLKEYFSPWVQQNGGWEKILGISHEEVD